A portion of the Schistocerca americana isolate TAMUIC-IGC-003095 chromosome 10, iqSchAmer2.1, whole genome shotgun sequence genome contains these proteins:
- the LOC124552530 gene encoding MICOS complex subunit MIC13 homolog QIL1, with protein MVWGLIKFGLKAGVAGGAVYYTVEQGVWNDSNRTTELHRRIQENMRPLIQQIPIDMKIPELPKSGELSHDAQYLWNSGVKATFSFLSELPSLLTGWSIQGYHVLREQLSSSQQTNQQAHSTDKKE; from the exons ATGGTGTGGGGCTTAATAAA GTTCGGCTTAAAAGCTGGTGTTGCTGGCGGTGCTGTTTATTACACGGTAGAACAAGGCGTATGGAATGACAGCAACCGCACGACCGAACTTCATCGTAGAATACAAGAAAATATGAGACCATTAATACAACAGATTCCAATAGATATGAAG ATCCCAGAATTGCCTAAAAGTGGAGAGCTGTCTCATGATGCGCAATATCTGTGGAATTCCGGAGTGAAGGCAACATTTAGTTTCCTGAGTGAGCTGCCCTCACTGTTGACAGGCTGGAGCATACAAGGATACCATGTGCTCAGAGAACAGTTGTCCAGCAGCCAGCAGACCAATCAGCAGGCACATAGCACTGACAAGAAAGAGTGA